In a genomic window of Chaetodon trifascialis isolate fChaTrf1 chromosome 8, fChaTrf1.hap1, whole genome shotgun sequence:
- the baz2a gene encoding bromodomain adjacent to zinc finger domain protein 2A isoform X2: MESNNHFNYGTHSSANSGLKLSSGDSLYTNGSSMSFPQQGKNMNGEMNVNGVTTVLGSGVPGSHPPTAPYPHMSNHHQSSMGYDYLWGGHPQYGPAMGTSPGHGMHQKQPTPGMVQPQSQHHFQGHGQYQLNGGIESSHQPPVAGPPNMPLTGSQYWNRNNPGPQQISYNSHNMYGTYQSQAHPGITPSQHHQQQSLQPPPHQPSQQHLHSHRHPPHHHQQHQQQQHYGMMPNGMPYYQHQPQHPSLPSPQQQQQQQPPQQSQAQSQAQIMPPAAQNFTPPRGSPQHHSLGRGGTGSPLPVGISSATMMSPSTVKDSGSPKGHNREQSPHASNVGIPTVMQGHTREGVKEVDTSYNGMERAPVAQRLPKNDSYQPKPVGPTSDYRQHSEQPAAQRPEMASPVRESSMNTPPQSQLSAATAPAAVSTSLTKASTPPRVSAAPAVSESPTSAPGIAVVSSPDIESTPPQLSTPPNVSSAPSPAAPPTLSSPPLMMQGLRPEITPAGTKHLSVGSSSSSLPASPPKLSAPFASTDGVSRPPVVSSVPPVSSPSESVAHQTKSSLPPTASAPPALVPMSSYSGSAPISSLQGSEPPLMTSGTQREQPGPPKLMPATSSVRAPPLMSVSGPSTSTPPGSCLSTSASHLSVSKALFGTNPCDPASTTQHQTYTPPAADSGLSTASAASLPPGAVNLPSLATHESPTVRPLSTLPLLTTQASRTAPVSGPPALVSVPPAMGTSSGVVQSSDSEQHPPNTTPPHAVKRSSPKPEHLGHSEDRKASADKRNGKPEELLPQLDLSTRRTSQKVDTTETNKSEICSPKSLTDHPGKPLQTAVAPDQMCKNKHTDSEKHHMQSSVICESEDSMVEQTPLRKSSPLHSTRAEHLTDESFDNSSQFDGNSPFDTPSRIDVSSILAKSSLVDDDSSCVDDSTHFDSSYHLRKDTSRFESTSHAEEKTSTSFYTTRDSSSFMDDSRDDMLASTKEGETSEAEDTKDGQITGDSMLESSLNSTSQMEEPPVDSSDVSSSRSFVPGRQGSEAEWELRGHDTPDSAGRISIKTTVNETMTPPSFKMRDENFIAFSTPAEGPAVHPLQPVTDQIVTTAGGHLKTPGKPRKPRAPKAIWTKAPAPEEAQRKPRFRTPKVEKVKTDEEGGNKEEGVKGRKRKKSVKVDAKETSDACGEAGPPTGEVDPITATIEAVLANASAIASSAEKPKKAKRARKQDQEGNVGRTPNKGADKTADDGDENDDDSSTAGESNRRRVATEEQVQFPLQHGWKREIRVKKMENRMKGETWYYTPCGRRMKQFPEIIKYLKRHTDSVVTREHFSFSPRMPVGDFYEERESPEGMKWVLLANEEVPSMIMAITGRRGRPPNPDKEKPRRVRGVKGGQARRPGRPPKPKMIDLLSKVDAKLLKRLEAKEALTEEEKEKLAKIKKKMKRKARMKRREDAKIKKMKQEKKKAKLEQDTKGLELKAEPTDPTAPQVTQPASGSAAEPKKPGRRRSVKVEAAPQIQQTDEERIAQGKRVLGARSKAKALAKAQAEAEAAAQAALAAKRAAERRAQAQRRLEERKRQQLIAEELKKPTEDMCLTDHKLLPELSRIPGVVLSGTAFAHCLAVVEFLHGYGKLIGLNVPKDIPSLATLQEGLLGLGDSQGEVQDLLIKLVEAALHDPGLPSYYQSVKILGDKLVELELTRSTVSEVLRIFMESHGYDTEVCNTMRTKTFHTLPPDTKAAILGFLVEELNSSNIVTSDIDNTMENMTTYRKNKWIIEGKLRKLKAALARRTGRSEEELCFEERRRSARVAEEENLSLEESGLVVERGNRRVRKEEPKLSDSESPTNASIPELERQIDKLTKRQAFFRKKLLQSSHSMRATLLGQDRYRRRYLVLPHLGGVLVEGPEELLTSGDVLVAEVPVNFLKKEPKVEETPMPTTPPPTLPSSPSSATPTQSQAFSPEEDPLPGTASLMSRPRGRGRPRKIKPEVELHLRTAKIRRRRRSSVRSGGEEGPGSPNSGTQDLTQAAFQSWLSQSQEAVTNGTCSAAGDAPEGNRPEESVKEMAEKQGQWFNLLPKQPCDDNSLTEPQIPTSPSSPPKLLPQIPSALPALAAPLLQPDPLLPAVAPADSVTPATPQDIPPTSPAAAGLVSAPPAPPQLLPAPVPPATPAPTTPARPGRRRRRGSRGSSPARRGPRGAAAKRRGRPPNSVFQELEQQYFTQLVVKPIPASMVRGWWWIKDPEELYHTLQALHPRGIREKVLHKHLAKHMESLAEMCTKPIDDPLFELKVEEKDVLMEALQQPWQVQEKAMETDISTLQWVEDLEQRVIAADLHLKALPQSVVSDAESNTETPMPEFQPYTIPDPDSTRDDLQYYEHDTDPHDDWIVRTKREWSGLPRIATHPLDLAVLRLANLERNIERRYLKEPLWNPAEVMRLAPLTPTPGEEHPMDVFSLESEITSRLRTWRQALDRCRSAPQVCLCLLQLEKAIAWERSVTKVTCQVCRKGDNDDCLLLCDSCDRGCHMYCLRPKITQVPEGDWFCPTCVAENESDSPRSCKKRTRVKKRRYEDDSSEDEMTTRRSGGMATRYKDTVASSSSSRNSGEGSAAKRRRMTTRNQPDLTFCEIILMEMEAHADAWPFLEPVNPRLVPGYRRIIKNPMDFLTMRERLLQGGYCSCEEFAADAQLVFNNCELFNEDTSEVGMAGHAMRRFFESRWAEFYSNRDK, encoded by the exons atGGAGTCCAATAATCATTTCAACTATGGCACCCACTCCTCAGCAAACTCAGGACTGAAACTCTCCTCAGGGGATTCTCTTTATACTAACGGGTCCTCCATGAGTTTTCCTCAGCAGGGGAAGA ATATGAATGGCgaaatgaatgtgaatggcGTCACTACTGTACTCGGGTCCGGTGTGCCTGGTTCCCACCCACCAACAGCTCCTTACCCACACATGAGCAACCACCACCAGAGCAGCATGGGCTATGACTACTTGTGGGGAGGACACCCTCAGTATGGTCCAGCCATGGGCACCTCTCCTGGGCATGGCATGCACCAGAAGCAGCCTACTCCAGGGATGGTGCAGCCTCAGTCACAGCACCACTTCCAGGGTCATGGACAGTACCAACTGAATGGGGGTATTGAAAGCTCCCACCAGCCCCCTGTGGCAGGCCCACCAAACATGCCTCTTACTGGGAGTCAGTACTGGAACAGGAATAACCCTGGCCCACAGCAGATAAGTTATAATTCCCATAATATGTATGGGACCTACCAGAGTCAGGCACATCCTGGAATTACACCGTCAcagcatcaccagcagcagtcCTTACAACCGCCCCCGCATCAGCCATCACAGCAGCACCTCCACTCCCATCGTcacccaccccaccaccaccagcagcaccagcaacaACAGCATTATGGCATGATGCCCAATGGGATGCCCTACTACCAGCATCAACCCCAGCACCCGTCCCTGCCAtctccccagcagcagcagcagcagcagccaccacaGCAGTCTCAGGCGCAAAGCCAGGCTCAGATAATGCCTCCAGCTGCCCAGAATTTTACTCCTCCACGTGGCAGCCCACAGCACCACAGTTTAGGCAGAGGGGGCACGGGCAGCCCTCTCCCTGTGGGGATTTCCTCAGCAACAATGATGTCACCATCCACCGTGAAGGATAGCGGATCACCCAAGGGCCACAACAGGGAGCAGAGCCCCCATGCTAGTAATGTGGGAATACCTACTGTCATGCAAG ggcatACGAGAGAAGGTGTCAAGGAGGTAGACACAAGCTATAATGGCATGGAAAGGGCACCTGTTGCCCAAAGACTACCTAAAAATGACAGTTACCAACCCAAACCTGTGGGACCTACAAGTGATTATCGTCAGCATTCTGAGCAGCCAGCAGCTCAACGTCCAGAAATGGCTTCCCCTGTGAGAGAGTCGTCCATGAATACACCTCCCCAGTCTCAGCTCTCCGCAGCTacagctcctgcagcagtgtCAACATCTCTAACCAAGGCCTCAACACCTCCTCGGgtctctgcagctcctgccGTCTCTGAGTCTCCCACATCTGCCCCTGGGATTGCTGTAGTGTCATCTCCTGATATAGAATCTACTCCACCACAACTCTCAACACCTCCCAATGTGTCCTCTGCTCcatctccagctgctcctcccacactttcctcacctcctctaATGATGCAAGGCCTCAGGCCAGAGATAACCCCTGCTGGAACCAAGCATCTGTCAGTAgggtcctcttcctcctccctgcctgcATCACCTCCGAAATTGTCTGCACCTTTTGCTTCAACTGATGGTGTGTCTAGACCTCCAGTGGTTTCTTCAGTCCCTCCAGTCTCGTCTCCATCAGAGTCTGTGGCTCACCAAACCAAGTCTTCATTGCCTCCTACAGCTTCAGCCCCTCCTGCCCTAGTGCCCATGTCTTCTTACTCTGGATCTGCACCCATCTCATCTCTTCAAGGGTCCGAGCCACCTCTGATGACGTCGGGCACTCAGCGTGAACAGCCTGGACCCCCAAAATTAATGCCTGCCACTTCATCAGTGCGTGCTCCACCTCTAATGTCAGTATCAGGACCTTCAACCTCAACACCACCTGGCTCTTGTTTATCAACATCTGCATCTCATTTGTCTGTGTCAAAAGCTCTATTTGGCACTAACCCTTGTGACCCTGCGTCTACAACCCAGCATCAGACATacactcctccagctgctgactCTGGTCTTTCCActgcctctgcagcatcattaCCACCCGGAGCGGTGAACTTACCCTCCCTAGCAACCCATGAAAGTCCTACAGTCCGACCTCTGTCTACCCTACCTCTTTTAACCACTCAAGCCTCCAGGACTGCACCCGTGTCCGGCCCTCCTGCCTTGGTGTCTGTGCCTCCTGCAATGGGTACTTCTTCTGGAGTGGTCCAAAGTTCAGACTCTGAGCAGCATCCTCCTAACACCACTCCTCCTCATGCTGTAAAGCGATCATCTCCCAAGCCAGAGCACCTTGGACATAGTGAGGATAGAAAAGCATCAGCTGataaaagaaatggaaaacCAGAGGAACTCCTCCCTCAGCTTGATTTGAGCACGAGAAGGACATCACAGAAGGTGGACACTACTGAGACTAATAAATCTGAAATTTGCTCACCCAAATCCCTCACTGATCATCCTGGGAAACCCTTGCAGACGGCAGTTGCTCCTGATCAAATGTGCAAGAATAAACATACAGATTCTGAAAAGCACCACATGCAAAGCAGTGTCATCTGTGAGTCAGAGGACTCCATGGTGGAGCAGACTCCACTCAGAAAGTCCTCACCGCTCCACAGCACAAGGGCAGAACATCTGACCGATGAAAGTTTTGATAACTCTTCACAATTTGATGGCAATTCACCATTTGACACCCCTTCTAGAATTGATGTCAGTTCCATCTTGGCGAAGTCCTCTCTTGTAGATGATGATAGCTCTTGTGTAGATGACTCCACTCACTTTGACAGCAGCTATCACCTGAGAAAGGACACTTCTCGCTTTGAGAGCACCTCCCATGCAGAAGAGAAAACCTCCACTTCATTTTACACCACTAGAGATAGCAGCTCCTTTATGGATGACTCCAGAGATGACATGTTGGCCTCCACCAAGGAAGGGGAAACATCAGAGGCAGAGGACACCAAGGACGGTCAGATCACAGGAGACTCCATGTTGGAGTCTTCTCTTAACAGCACCTCTCAAATGGAAGAGCCCCCCGTCGACTCAAGTGATGTGTCCAGCTCACGCTCATTCGTGCCAGGTCGTCAAG GATCTGAAGCAGAGTGGGAACTCAGAGGACATGATACCCCAGACTCAGCAGGACGCATTAGCATTAAGACCACTGTTAATGAGACAATGACTCCCCCAAGTTTCAAGATGAGAGATGAGAACTTCATCGCCTTCAGCACTCCAGCAGAGGGCCCTGCTGTACACCCACTCCAACCAGTAACTGATCAGATTGTGACAACTGCTGGAGGGCATCTGAAAACCCCAGGGAAACCACGGAAACCTCGAGCTCCAAAGGCAATATGGACAAAAGCTCCAG CTCCAGAGGAGGCCCAGCGGAAGCCTCGGTTTCGAACCCCTAAAGTGGAGAAGGTGAAGACTGATGAAGAGGGAGGCAATAAAGAGGAGGGAGTCAAGGGCCGAAAGAGGAAGAAGTCTGTGAAGGTGGATGCAAAGGAAACATCAGATGCGTGTGGAGAGGCTGGGCCACCCACAGGAGAGGTCGATCCCATCACAGCCACAATCGAAGCCGTTCTGGCCAACGCTTCGGCTATTGCCTCTTCAGCTGAGAAACCCAAGAAGGCGAAAAGGGCCAGGAAACAAGACCAGGAAGGAAACGTGGGAAGAACACCCAACAAAGGTGCTGACAAAActgctgatgatggtgatgaaaatgatgatgacagCTCCACGGCAG GTGAATCTAACAGACGGAGGGTTGCAACTGAGGAGCAGGTCCAGTTCCCACTGCAGCATGG TTGGAAGCGGGAGATTCGTGTGAAGAAAATGGAGAACCGCATGAAGGGCGAAACCTGGTATTACACACCTTGTGGAAGGAGGATGAAGCAATTCCCGGAAATAATCAAG TACTtgaagagacacacagacagtgtggTCACCAGAGAACACTTCAGCTTCAGCCCACGCATGCCTGTTGGAGATTTTtatgaagaaagagaaagtccTGAG GGTATGAAGTGGGTCCTCTTGGCTAATGAGGAGGTTCCCTCTATGATCATGGCCATCACTGGCCGGCGAGGTCGACCTCCAAACCCTGATAAAGAGAAACCCCGCAGGGTTCGTGGCGTGAAGGGAGGGCAGGCCCGCCGCCCTGGTAGACCTCCCAAACCCAAGATGATTGACCTCCTCAGCAAAGTTGACGCCAAGCTTTTGAAACGACTTGAGGCCAAGG AAGCTCTcactgaggaggaaaaggagaagcttgcaaaaatcaaaaagaaaatgaagagaaag GCAAGAATGAAGAGAAGGGAGGATGCAAAGATTAAGaagatgaaacaggaaaaaaagaaagccaaG CTCGAGCAAGACACCAAAGGCCTAGAGCTCAAGGCTGAACCAACCGACCCGACAGCCCCGCAGGTCACACAGCCGGCATCAGGTTCTGCTGCAGAGCCCAAGAAGCCTGGCCGCAGGAGGTCAGTCAAGGTTGAGGCTGCTCCACAAATTCAGCAGACTGATGAGGAGAGGATAGCACAGGGTAAGAGAGTGCTGGGGGCTCGGAGTAAAGCCAAAGCTCTGGCTAAAGCccaggcagaggcagaggcgGCAGCTCAGGCTGCTCTGGCAGCTAAGAGGGCGGCAGAGAGGAGAGCGCAGGCCCAGAGACGTCTGGAGGAGCGGAAGAGGCAGCAGCTGATCGCagaagaactgaagaagcccaCAGAGGACATGTGCCTCACTGACCACAAA ctcctgccAGAGCTGTCCCGTATCCCGGGTGTGGTTCTGTCTGGCACAGCTTTTGCACATTGCCTGGCTGTGGTTGAGTTCCTGCATGGCTATGGAAAGTTGATCGGTCTCAACGTACCCAAGGACATCCCCAGCCTCGCTACACTGCAGGAGGGCCTCTTAGGCTTGGGCGACAGCCAAGGAGAGGTCCAGGACCTATTGATAAAGCTGGTGGAAGCTGCACTCCATGATCCAGGCCTGCCATCTTATTATCAG TCAGTAAAGATCCTTGGGGACAAGCTGGTTGAGTTGGAGCTGACGCGCAGCACGGTCTCAGAAGTACTTCGCATCTTCATGGAATCTCACGGTTATGATACAGAAGTGTGCAACACAATGAGGACCAAAACATTTCATACCCTGCCTCCTGATACCAAGGCAGCCATCCTGGGTTTCCTGGTGGAAGAGCTAAACAGTAGCAACATTGTGACAAG tGACATTGACAACACAATGGAAAACATGACAACTTACAGGAAGAACAAGTGGATAATTGAGGGGAAGTTGCGCAA ACTGAAGGCGGCACTAGCGCGTCGTACAGGACGCTCAGAGGAAGAGCTGTGTTTTGAGGAGAGGAGGCGCAGTGCCAGAGTGGCCGAGGAAGAGAACCTCAGTCTGGAGGAGAGTGGCCTGGTGGTGGAGAGGGGCAACCGCCGTGTACGCAAAGAAGAGCCCAAACTCAGTGAT AGTGAGAGCCCTACTAATGCCAGCATTCCAGAGCTTGAAAGGCAGATAGATAAGCTAACCAAG CGCCAAGCATTTTTCCGCAAAAAGCTGCTACAGTCGTCTCATTCCATGCGGGCCACATTGCTGGGCCAGGACCGCTACCGGCGCAGATACTTGGTGCTACCTCACCTCGGAGGAGTTCTGGTCGAGGGGCCGGAAGAGCTTTTGA CCTCTGGAGATGTCCTTGTAGCCGAGGTTCCTGTCAACTTCCTCAAAAAGGAGCCCAAAGTTGAGGAGACCCCCATGCCGACAACTCCTCCCCCTACTCtaccttcctctccttcctccgcGACCCCCACCCAATCCCAGGCCTTCTCTCCAGAGGAGGACCCCCTCCCTGGCACTGCATCCCTCATGAGCAGGCCAAGAGGACGAGGGCGGCCCCGAAAAATCAAGCCGGAAGTGGAGCTTCACCTCCGCACGGCAAAGATTCGCCGCCGGCGTCGAAGTAGCGTCAGGTCTGGAGGCGAAGAAGGGCCAGGATCACCCAACAGTGGCACGCAAGATCTCACACAGGCTGCTTTCCAGAGCTGGCTCAGTCAGTCCCAGGAAGCGGTGACCAACGGCACATGCTCTGCAGCAGGCGACGCTCCAGAGGGTAATCGACCAGAGGAGAGCGTGAAGGAAATGGCAGAGAAACAGGGACAGTGGTTCAACCTGCTCCCCAAACAACCATGTGATGATAACTCTCTGACCGAGCCCCAGATACCCACCTCGCCCAGCTCACCTCCTAAACTCCTTCCTCAGATCCCGAGTGCTCTGCCCGCGCTCGCTGCTCCACTCCTGCAG ccgGACCCGCTCTTGCCTGCCGTGGCTCCTGCTGACTCTGTGACTCCGGCAACACCACAGGACATTCCCCCTACatcccctgctgctgctggtcttgTCAGCGCCCCACCAGCACCCCCTCAGCTTCTTCCAGCTCCCGTTCCTCCAGCTACACCTGCTCCAACGACCCCCGCCAGGCCAGGTCGCAGGCGAAGGAGAGGTAGCAGAGGCAGTAGTCCCGCCCGCAGAGGTccaagaggagctgcagctaaGCGCCGTGGACGACCACCCAACTCCGTGTTCCAAGAGCTCGAGCAGCAGTACTTCACGCAACTGGTGGTCAAGCCCATACCAGCAT cAATGGTGCGTGGCTGGTGGTGGATCAAGGACCCAGAGGAGCTTTATCACACCTTACAGGCCCTCCATCCAAGGGGCATCAGGGAGAAGGTGCTCCATAAGCATTTGGCCAAACACATGGAGAGCTTAGCCGAGATGTGCACCAAACCTATCGACG ACCCTCTGTTTGAGTTGAAAGTAGAGGAAAAGGATGTGCTAATGGAGGCTCTGCAGCAGCCCTGGCAAGTGCAGGAGAAGGCAATGGAGACTGACATCAGCACCCTACAGTGGGTGGAGGACCTGGAACAGCGGGTCATTGCCGCCGACCTCCATCTCAAG GCACTTCCCCAGAGTGTTGTGAGTGATGCTGAATCTAACACGGAGACACCGATGCCAGAATTTCAG CCCTACACGATCCCAGATCCAGACTCCACACGTGATGACCTGCAGTACTATGAACACGACACTGACCCGCATGATGACTGGATTGTGCGAACTAAGAGGGAGTGGTCTGGCCTGCCGCGTATCGCCACACACCCGCTGGACTTGGCCGTGCTCCGGTTGGCTAACCTCGAGCGCAACATAGAGAGACGCTACTTGAAGGAGCCGCTGTGGAACCCTGCCGAAGTGATGCGCCTCGCTCCTCTCACCCCTACCCCAGGAGAAGAGCATCCCATGGACGTCTTCAG TCTGGAAAGTGAGATCACGTCCCGGCTACGGACGTGGCGACAGGCTCTGGATCGCTGCCGCAGCGCTCCCCAGGTCTGTCTGTGCTTACTTCAGCTGGAGAAGGCCATTGCTTGGGAGAGATCTGTGACTAAAGTG aCTTGCCAGGTTTGCCGGAAGGGAGACAACGATGATTGCCTGTTGCTGTGTGACAGCTGCGATCGTGGCTGCCACATGTACTGCCTGAGGCCCAAAATCACCCAGGTGCCAGAGGGAGATTGGTTTTGTCCTACCTGTGTTGCTGAG AATGAAAGTGATTCACCGCGCTCATGCAAGAAGAGGACCAGGGTGAAAAAGAGGAGATATGAAGACGACAGCTCTGAAGATGAAATGACAACACGACGTAGTGGCGGCATGGCGACGCGGTACAAGGACACCGTggcttcctcctcatcttcccgTAACTCTGGAGAAGGAAGTGCTGCTAAACGTCGTCGCATGACAACCCGCAACCAGCCTGACCTCACTTTCTGCGA GATCATTCTGATGGAGATGGAGGCTCATGCTGATGCCTGGCCGTTCCTCGAACCTGTCAACCCCCGATTGGTGCCAGGCTACCGCCGCATCATCAAGAACCCCATGGACTTCCTCACCATGAGAGAACGACTGCTACAGGGAGG GTACTGCAGCTGTGAAGAGTTTGCAGCAGACGCTCAGCTCGTCTTCAACAACTGTGAGCTGTTCAACGAGGACACCTCGGAGGTGGGAATGGCGGGACACGCCATGAGGCGCTTCTTTGAGAGCCGCTGGGCGGAGTTCTACTCAAATAGGGACAAATAG